A region of Planctomycetaceae bacterium DNA encodes the following proteins:
- a CDS encoding HEAT repeat domain-containing protein produces the protein MLEVRWGTSGLLTPRRSITAGAVALALTGLWFYTRPAGADGAVAKLAAEGNVEALGKIARGSDDARAMRAASALGTLAKDPRTGGILLSLLKDSRPPVRERVVLSIAKTPVPRQHAKIVMDVLRSDPSPAVRAAAAEALGQMKAVEAVPVLADALSDQDIVYDRSRVALKNIMGVIPGFSERDSPARRQKMARYYRTFHFNYGRAIQDWQALNEQQPPPQEHKP, from the coding sequence ATGTTGGAAGTGCGATGGGGTACGTCCGGTTTGCTGACGCCCAGACGGTCGATTACGGCCGGTGCGGTGGCGCTGGCATTGACAGGGCTCTGGTTCTACACGCGCCCCGCCGGCGCCGACGGCGCGGTCGCCAAGCTCGCTGCCGAGGGAAACGTCGAGGCGCTGGGCAAGATTGCCCGCGGCAGCGATGACGCTCGTGCGATGCGCGCCGCCAGTGCCCTGGGCACGCTGGCGAAAGACCCCCGCACGGGAGGCATCCTGCTGTCGCTGCTGAAGGACTCGCGCCCCCCGGTGCGCGAACGCGTCGTGCTGTCGATAGCCAAGACCCCGGTCCCCAGGCAGCACGCCAAGATTGTGATGGACGTGCTGCGCAGCGACCCGTCCCCCGCCGTCCGGGCGGCAGCGGCCGAAGCCCTGGGGCAGATGAAGGCCGTGGAAGCCGTGCCCGTGCTGGCCGACGCCCTGAGCGACCAAGACATCGTGTACGACCGCTCACGCGTTGCCCTGAAGAACATCATGGGCGTGATTCCCGGCTTCAGCGAACGAGACTCCCCCGCGCGACGACAGAAGATGGCCAGGTATTACCGTACCTTCCACTTCAACTACGGCCGTGCCATCCAGGACTGGCAGGCGCTCAACGAACAACAGCCACCACCTCAGGAACACAAGCCCTGA
- a CDS encoding GDSL-type esterase/lipase family protein, whose translation MNFPRRIGCLSLVATIAAMATCSAGAWADEPPAKPEAGQKIKIAILGDSISTQPHWPDRLQKLLGEGYEVKAFAANGTGIIRSNSRSIWRRYELAHAVEFQPNVMILMYDHAASRKGEWNEAGFLDGYKELITRLQTKVASKPKLYICLPVPAMEECYFGIVAATLNNQVVPAVRKVAQETGVPLIDTHSPMKGKADMIGMDGVFPTERGYATIAVTVYKALTGKDAPPQPEILAPVPVVKAVTPAEEPVAGWKDKPVAAAVELKASIVLDPKGDGPDGKANTDDDTWGFWFMLADPTHRYNRLDLPTWTMSDDQRKNGIRDPNSPVGHQAKVAGPIASSLPDLVDSEGWIFHSDWDGRYEGIWGNKRVDCVLMHPYVEKNGHHPVAVTYSVPATGVYTISGKVTDLQVVNNYVKCDGITWKIEIAEGGEKGVLLGKGTAGDGHGRPDSTEFKIEKVKIGGGKNIRLVIHPNYWWGTDLTRIDYFRIERQ comes from the coding sequence ATGAACTTTCCACGACGGATCGGGTGCTTGTCTTTGGTGGCGACAATCGCGGCGATGGCGACTTGCAGCGCCGGCGCCTGGGCGGATGAGCCCCCGGCCAAGCCTGAGGCGGGGCAGAAAATCAAAATCGCCATCCTGGGCGACTCGATCTCGACGCAGCCGCACTGGCCCGACCGCCTGCAGAAGCTTCTCGGCGAGGGGTACGAGGTCAAGGCCTTCGCCGCCAACGGCACGGGCATTATCCGCTCCAACTCCCGCTCGATTTGGCGCCGCTACGAACTGGCCCACGCCGTCGAGTTCCAGCCCAACGTCATGATCCTCATGTACGACCACGCCGCCAGCCGCAAGGGCGAATGGAACGAGGCGGGGTTCCTGGACGGCTACAAGGAACTCATCACCCGCCTGCAAACCAAGGTCGCCTCCAAGCCCAAGCTCTACATCTGCCTGCCCGTGCCGGCGATGGAAGAGTGCTACTTCGGCATCGTGGCGGCCACATTGAACAACCAGGTCGTCCCGGCGGTTCGCAAAGTGGCGCAGGAGACGGGCGTGCCGCTGATCGACACGCACAGTCCCATGAAGGGCAAGGCCGATATGATCGGCATGGACGGCGTTTTTCCCACCGAGCGCGGTTATGCGACCATCGCCGTGACGGTCTACAAGGCCCTGACCGGCAAGGACGCCCCGCCGCAACCGGAGATCCTCGCCCCGGTTCCGGTCGTCAAAGCCGTCACGCCGGCCGAGGAGCCGGTGGCAGGGTGGAAGGACAAGCCGGTCGCGGCGGCGGTTGAATTGAAAGCTTCAATCGTGCTCGATCCCAAAGGCGACGGACCCGACGGCAAAGCCAACACCGACGACGATACCTGGGGCTTCTGGTTCATGCTGGCCGACCCCACGCACCGCTACAATCGCCTGGACCTGCCGACGTGGACGATGTCCGACGACCAGCGAAAGAACGGGATCCGCGACCCCAACTCGCCCGTGGGGCACCAGGCCAAAGTCGCCGGCCCGATCGCCTCGTCGCTGCCGGACCTGGTGGACTCGGAAGGATGGATCTTCCACAGCGACTGGGACGGGCGTTATGAAGGCATCTGGGGCAACAAACGCGTCGACTGCGTGTTGATGCACCCGTATGTCGAGAAGAACGGCCATCATCCCGTCGCCGTCACGTACAGCGTGCCGGCAACGGGCGTGTACACCATCTCGGGCAAGGTGACGGACTTGCAGGTCGTCAACAACTACGTCAAGTGCGACGGGATCACGTGGAAGATCGAAATCGCCGAAGGCGGCGAAAAAGGCGTGCTGCTGGGCAAGGGCACAGCCGGCGACGGCCACGGACGCCCTGACTCGACGGAGTTCAAAATCGAGAAGGTCAAGATCGGCGGCGGCAAGAACATCCGCCTGGTGATCCATCCCAATTACTGGTGGGGGACCGATCTGACGCGCATCGACTACTTCAGGATCGAGAGACAGTAG
- a CDS encoding pyruvate formate lyase family protein, whose translation MINADTDRIARLRQAMLQGRHGRHRIFMPADWDVRDRDCPLVERKAHAIAMLVDRMPAFIEPDELIVGGRTIMGRRGGGLEALERPNHPSKESLEYCCPRYARDEELERLGRGEGGSQGHYVPNYPKVMRLGFGGIIAQATQRLAGETIASRRDFLRAVIIMFQSAAALANRYAALADEQALDASPERAAELHEIAAVCRHVATDPPATFHQACQLAFFLHLITVIENYSLLSQGRMDQYLLPFYAACDADRAALLLRCLLIKLNDMGDLKLGDVSYDGMDNVIVGGLLPDGRDGVNDLTYAILDAAGELKLPNPQIGARVHRGSPPRYIHRLAELSTSHMGQLAFYNDDAFVPALEGVGYSPADARDYVLDACQDVLIDGKSSFFVLAAVTLTGLFQQVLAEADDSWTFEQLLEYFKRRVADNITDCVRHYNARENVDGRETISPLPFLSGTMDDCIDKALDITQGGLRFNDKGMMVSAPVTAINSLAAVRAIVFDRKEATLSQLQAALAADWQGHESLRQKCLAAPKWGNDDDYVDLLGKEVIEFACREILTHRTASGARVLSGVHQPHPWGAGTCYTATPDGRRSGEGIPVTLSPANGTDRSGPTAVMKSVAKIDPMLSQWNNALLMSFHPSAVRGREGLAKFTHLLQAFFAMGGMQLQLNVVSAQTLRDAQREPEKYPDLVVRVWGMSARFVELCKGYQDDVIARTEHQL comes from the coding sequence ATGATTAACGCTGACACGGATCGAATCGCGCGGTTGCGACAGGCAATGCTCCAAGGGCGTCACGGGCGGCATCGCATCTTCATGCCCGCCGACTGGGACGTGCGCGACCGGGACTGCCCGCTCGTCGAGCGCAAGGCCCATGCCATCGCGATGCTCGTCGATCGCATGCCGGCGTTCATCGAGCCAGACGAGCTGATCGTCGGCGGGCGCACAATCATGGGGCGGCGCGGGGGCGGCCTCGAGGCCTTGGAACGCCCCAACCATCCCAGCAAGGAATCACTCGAATACTGCTGCCCGCGGTATGCACGCGACGAGGAGCTCGAGCGCCTCGGCCGCGGCGAAGGCGGCTCGCAGGGGCACTACGTGCCCAACTATCCCAAGGTGATGCGCCTGGGCTTCGGCGGGATTATCGCCCAGGCCACCCAGCGCCTTGCCGGCGAGACTATCGCCAGCCGGCGCGACTTCCTCCGTGCGGTCATCATCATGTTCCAAAGCGCCGCCGCCCTGGCCAACCGCTACGCCGCCCTGGCCGACGAGCAGGCCCTGGACGCCTCGCCCGAGCGCGCCGCCGAGCTGCACGAGATCGCCGCCGTCTGCCGACACGTCGCCACCGACCCGCCGGCGACCTTCCACCAGGCCTGCCAGCTCGCGTTCTTCCTGCACCTGATCACGGTCATCGAAAACTACAGCCTGCTCTCGCAGGGGCGCATGGACCAGTACCTGCTGCCCTTCTACGCCGCCTGCGACGCCGACCGAGCCGCCCTGCTGCTGCGCTGCCTGCTGATCAAGCTCAACGATATGGGCGACCTCAAGCTCGGCGACGTCTCCTATGACGGCATGGACAACGTCATCGTCGGCGGCTTGCTCCCGGACGGCCGCGACGGCGTCAACGACCTGACCTACGCCATCCTCGACGCCGCCGGCGAGCTCAAGCTGCCCAATCCGCAGATCGGCGCCCGCGTGCATCGCGGCAGCCCGCCACGGTACATCCACCGCCTGGCCGAGCTGTCGACCTCGCACATGGGGCAACTGGCCTTTTATAATGATGACGCCTTCGTGCCCGCTCTCGAGGGCGTCGGCTACTCGCCCGCCGACGCGCGAGATTACGTCCTCGACGCCTGCCAGGACGTGCTCATCGACGGCAAGAGCAGCTTTTTCGTCCTGGCCGCGGTCACCCTGACAGGACTGTTTCAGCAGGTTCTCGCCGAGGCCGACGACTCCTGGACCTTCGAGCAGTTGCTCGAATACTTCAAGCGACGCGTCGCCGACAACATCACCGATTGCGTGCGCCACTACAACGCCCGGGAGAACGTGGACGGCCGCGAAACCATCAGCCCCCTGCCCTTCCTGTCGGGCACGATGGACGACTGCATCGACAAGGCCCTCGACATCACCCAGGGCGGGCTTCGGTTCAACGACAAGGGCATGATGGTCAGCGCGCCGGTCACGGCGATCAACAGCCTGGCGGCCGTGCGGGCGATCGTCTTCGACCGCAAGGAGGCGACGCTGAGCCAACTCCAGGCCGCCTTGGCCGCCGACTGGCAGGGGCACGAGTCGCTGCGGCAGAAATGCCTGGCGGCGCCCAAGTGGGGCAACGACGACGACTACGTCGACCTGCTGGGCAAGGAGGTCATCGAGTTCGCCTGCCGCGAGATCCTGACGCACCGCACGGCCTCGGGCGCGCGGGTGCTGTCGGGCGTGCATCAACCGCACCCCTGGGGAGCGGGCACGTGCTACACCGCCACGCCCGACGGGCGACGCAGCGGCGAGGGCATCCCCGTCACGCTCAGCCCCGCCAACGGCACCGACCGCAGCGGGCCCACCGCCGTGATGAAATCCGTCGCCAAGATCGACCCGATGCTCTCGCAGTGGAACAACGCCCTGCTGATGAGCTTTCATCCCTCCGCCGTCCGCGGCCGCGAGGGCCTGGCCAAGTTCACGCACCTGCTCCAGGCGTTCTTCGCGATGGGCGGGATGCAACTGCAGCTCAACGTCGTCAGCGCCCAGACGCTGCGCGACGCCCAGCGCGAACCGGAAAAGTACCCCGACCTGGTGGTGCGAGTCTGGGGCATGAGCGCCCGTTTCGTCGAACTGTGCAAAGGCTACCAGGACGACGTCATCGCGCGGACGGAACACCAGTTGTGA
- a CDS encoding H-X9-DG-CTERM domain-containing protein has translation MTPPRSHAAWRAFTLSELLVVVAVLAVLVALLLPAGANLLRRVNDITCRNNLKRIGEAAAMVVGAGGKKNDLTAANWYVTLSPKVDKAGRIFYCPEGPQPTALSGDDGGSVIPGGGNVESNYVLVRTHYAQANFAWGYDTYVGAGYPLSDDSPWMLHFSQHQKSTVTDGSGRYFGDTGAYWGTGKALPLQDIAYVPDGTGSSYWGVTFGTWWGAACTNVFMKVEPDGKGVRLWTQWDGIAGSWWSTYACLWATANENCPTSKGPMGLARDCAFATAVLHGVNHWGPLCYAPNTPNGYAWVVNNGVTTYETQLWQGPGPGLLQTEGCSGGQPGCSGGCTGRNDWIILGDPTGSPEPPSGGGGQIVYSATNYGMNEQAVAMSRGGQILALDYPDTVAKPTEDNWNGPTWDADGDGTLDFARHGGRVNVLFVDGTVRQMTPDEIDPQDQAMRATYWMP, from the coding sequence ATGACTCCACCGAGATCCCATGCGGCATGGCGGGCGTTCACCTTGTCGGAACTGCTGGTAGTGGTGGCCGTTCTGGCTGTTCTGGTCGCGCTGTTGCTGCCGGCCGGCGCCAACCTCCTGCGACGCGTCAACGACATCACCTGCCGCAACAATCTAAAACGCATCGGCGAGGCCGCGGCCATGGTCGTCGGCGCCGGCGGCAAAAAGAATGACCTCACGGCCGCCAACTGGTACGTCACGCTCTCTCCGAAGGTAGACAAGGCCGGGCGGATATTCTACTGCCCCGAGGGGCCCCAACCGACGGCGCTGTCGGGCGACGACGGCGGGAGCGTAATCCCCGGCGGGGGCAATGTCGAAAGCAACTACGTGCTGGTGCGCACGCATTATGCGCAGGCGAATTTCGCCTGGGGGTATGACACGTATGTCGGGGCCGGGTACCCCCTCAGCGACGACAGCCCGTGGATGCTGCATTTTTCGCAGCACCAGAAGAGCACCGTCACGGACGGCTCCGGCCGCTATTTCGGCGACACCGGCGCCTATTGGGGAACGGGCAAGGCCCTGCCCCTGCAGGACATTGCCTACGTGCCCGATGGCACGGGCAGTTCGTACTGGGGCGTCACCTTCGGCACCTGGTGGGGAGCGGCTTGCACGAACGTGTTCATGAAGGTCGAGCCCGACGGCAAGGGTGTAAGGCTCTGGACGCAATGGGACGGGATCGCCGGAAGCTGGTGGAGCACGTATGCGTGCCTCTGGGCCACCGCTAACGAGAACTGCCCCACCAGCAAAGGTCCGATGGGTCTGGCAAGAGACTGCGCCTTCGCCACGGCGGTGCTTCACGGGGTGAACCACTGGGGCCCGCTGTGCTACGCCCCCAACACGCCCAACGGGTACGCCTGGGTCGTCAACAACGGCGTGACGACGTACGAAACGCAGTTGTGGCAGGGTCCCGGTCCGGGCCTGCTGCAGACCGAAGGCTGCTCCGGGGGCCAACCCGGATGCAGCGGCGGATGCACCGGGCGCAATGACTGGATCATCCTGGGCGATCCGACAGGCTCGCCCGAGCCGCCCTCCGGCGGCGGCGGGCAGATCGTCTACAGCGCCACCAACTACGGGATGAACGAGCAGGCCGTCGCCATGTCGCGCGGCGGACAAATCCTGGCGCTGGACTATCCTGACACCGTCGCCAAGCCCACCGAAGACAACTGGAACGGACCCACCTGGGACGCCGACGGCGACGGGACCTTGGACTTCGCCAGGCATGGCGGCAGGGTGAACGTTCTCTTTGTCGACGGCACCGTGCGGCAGATGACTCCCGATGAGATCGACCCGCAGGACCAGGCCATGCGGGCGACCTATTGGATGCCTTAG
- a CDS encoding prepilin-type N-terminal cleavage/methylation domain-containing protein has translation MATASCARRCAMTLTELLVVVAVIAVLVTLMLPAGSNLIQRVNVTLCQNNLLRIAQTQTIQQREFDRSIAAKFTSPESWPLLVKTETGGGSILRCPEGYGISVSSSSGGGGSGGGSSDLRSAARSAFFSDYYYRIDIIPTYLSAAWSGCLPCQYFPVNNSYFVRRLSENQRVTLPPQDMTNPNHNNYGYVFWDRWPSKQADFCCQKTYVEDANPYRFWMYNEVMVLPGNFVPGNIPSRAPTDAVDPHWYSWQAGGSGLGDAWCRDSAFRIQFLEDGSTEVKIRANNIRYSGTFRPGLVKKAASGVYTEDTSYQSANGPDGRPTTTLLGPAAPTTYVDGWDTEANPDPRWFQTNPELYPTVIIPTVSGTPPPADPPPADETGDYVVSYGINTQLVGASGLSPDRVLAIDYSHLAVRALTDPAEAAEWDAAEFARHQGKLNVLFSRGNVKLMLPDEIDPRIPTNQQMYWNP, from the coding sequence ATGGCTACTGCAAGCTGCGCTCGACGATGCGCGATGACGCTGACGGAATTGCTGGTTGTTGTCGCCGTGATCGCAGTTCTGGTGACGCTGATGCTCCCGGCGGGGTCGAACCTCATACAGCGGGTGAACGTCACCCTCTGCCAGAACAATCTGCTGCGAATAGCCCAGACGCAAACCATCCAGCAGCGGGAGTTCGACAGGAGCATCGCCGCCAAGTTCACTTCGCCCGAGAGTTGGCCGCTGCTGGTGAAGACCGAGACCGGCGGCGGAAGCATCCTGCGCTGTCCGGAAGGATACGGAATATCCGTTTCCAGTTCTTCGGGCGGCGGCGGTTCAGGCGGCGGCTCAAGCGACCTCCGCAGCGCCGCGCGATCGGCATTTTTCAGCGACTACTACTATCGCATCGACATCATCCCCACCTACCTCTCGGCCGCCTGGTCAGGCTGCTTGCCCTGCCAGTACTTTCCGGTCAACAACAGCTACTTCGTCCGCCGCCTGAGCGAAAACCAGCGCGTGACGCTGCCGCCGCAGGACATGACCAACCCCAATCACAACAACTACGGCTATGTCTTCTGGGACCGCTGGCCGAGCAAGCAGGCCGACTTCTGCTGTCAGAAGACCTACGTCGAGGACGCCAACCCCTACCGGTTCTGGATGTACAACGAAGTGATGGTGCTTCCGGGCAATTTTGTGCCCGGCAACATCCCCTCGCGGGCGCCCACCGACGCGGTTGACCCGCACTGGTACAGTTGGCAGGCCGGCGGCAGCGGTCTGGGCGACGCCTGGTGCCGCGACTCGGCCTTTCGCATCCAGTTCCTGGAAGACGGCTCCACCGAGGTCAAGATCCGCGCCAACAACATCCGCTACAGCGGCACGTTCCGTCCGGGACTGGTCAAGAAAGCCGCCAGCGGCGTCTACACCGAGGACACCAGCTATCAGAGCGCGAACGGACCGGACGGGCGGCCGACCACCACGCTGCTGGGTCCGGCGGCGCCGACGACGTATGTAGACGGTTGGGACACCGAGGCCAATCCCGACCCGCGATGGTTCCAGACCAATCCGGAACTGTACCCGACCGTGATTATCCCCACCGTCTCGGGCACACCGCCGCCGGCCGATCCGCCGCCGGCAGACGAGACCGGCGACTATGTCGTCAGCTACGGGATCAACACCCAACTGGTCGGCGCAAGCGGTCTCTCTCCCGATCGCGTGCTGGCGATCGACTACTCGCACCTGGCGGTGCGCGCCTTGACGGATCCCGCCGAAGCCGCCGAATGGGACGCCGCTGAATTTGCCCGTCACCAGGGCAAGCTTAACGTCCTGTTTAGCCGCGGGAACGTCAAACTGATGTTGCCCGACGAAATCGATCCGCGGATCCCCACGAACCAACAGATGTACTGGAATCCCTGA
- a CDS encoding Sip1-related alpha-galactosidase, with protein MLNLAHQPLNASGAAGGLEVRPDIAGQPDSSGVLLEEPLSLPTFEIAAYFANPWWWPGAGNLRHPYLTADFAGEFPEGGQFLLVRMAPQRYLAVLPMAGEQSYAWLAVTAGRLALRVGTHGRGEVAGDLPLFAWAVASDPYDACRQVWREAMKWPGVTVRLREDKPYAEVFRYLGWCSWEEFSRGITDENMPAALRALAEGPIPVRYAIIDDGHQDYSREETYFDRALVSFKPHPQRFARGYGPLVAQKSPGALRWLGAWSTLLGGLAGVALDNALGDLNDALVKAANGCLLVKDDDASATRFMETMIGAFRDYGFDLVKIDFISSMIMWYLGATEMLRRPGDNSAAFENPARVSARLSRALEAAVEKFDIELLNCNGNGATNLFNLSHSNAARCSDDYTKGNRERARAHLYHSFTIMPWLGQVAWGDHDMFHSCDPMAGRQMAISKAVSGGPVYLSDNPRDFVAEYIMPLCYADGRLLRPLAPGVPLPESLWIDPVEQPAPYRVVAPLAGGAAAIVAYNLCKDEQDLHARVVPDDYRSAGCMMQTCAALWDLPPEGLVIWDWHQRCGRVLDAPYEFDLAPLCDRLLLLAPIRHGWAVIGLVNKYLCPAAASVISISPAHLDLALEEGGPLVVYCVGCPRAEGLAFEQVGEDFWQTNAGPGQTRVSISVAM; from the coding sequence ATGCTGAACCTTGCACATCAACCTCTCAATGCCTCGGGCGCCGCCGGCGGCCTGGAGGTGCGTCCCGACATTGCGGGGCAGCCGGATTCTTCCGGTGTCCTGCTGGAGGAGCCGCTGTCTCTGCCGACGTTCGAGATCGCCGCATACTTCGCCAACCCCTGGTGGTGGCCGGGGGCGGGCAACCTGCGACATCCGTATCTCACAGCCGACTTCGCCGGCGAGTTTCCTGAGGGTGGGCAGTTTCTGCTGGTGCGAATGGCGCCGCAACGGTACCTCGCGGTGCTGCCGATGGCCGGCGAGCAGTCGTACGCGTGGCTGGCCGTGACCGCGGGCCGGCTCGCGTTGCGCGTCGGAACGCACGGCCGCGGGGAGGTCGCCGGCGACCTGCCCCTGTTCGCCTGGGCGGTCGCGAGCGACCCGTACGACGCCTGCCGGCAGGTCTGGCGCGAGGCGATGAAGTGGCCCGGCGTCACGGTCCGCCTGCGCGAAGACAAACCGTATGCGGAAGTTTTCCGTTATCTGGGGTGGTGCTCGTGGGAAGAGTTCTCCCGCGGGATCACCGACGAGAATATGCCCGCCGCCCTGCGCGCCCTGGCCGAGGGGCCCATCCCCGTGCGATATGCCATCATCGACGACGGGCACCAGGACTACTCGCGCGAGGAAACGTACTTTGACCGCGCGCTGGTGAGCTTCAAGCCCCATCCGCAGCGCTTCGCGCGCGGCTATGGCCCGCTGGTGGCGCAGAAGTCGCCCGGCGCCCTGCGCTGGCTGGGCGCGTGGTCGACGCTGCTGGGCGGTCTGGCCGGGGTCGCCCTCGACAACGCCCTGGGCGACCTCAACGACGCTCTGGTCAAGGCCGCCAACGGCTGTCTGCTCGTCAAGGACGACGACGCATCGGCTACGCGGTTCATGGAGACGATGATCGGCGCGTTCAGGGACTACGGCTTCGACCTGGTCAAAATCGACTTCATTTCGTCGATGATCATGTGGTACCTCGGGGCCACGGAGATGCTCCGGCGTCCCGGGGACAATTCGGCGGCCTTCGAGAACCCCGCCCGGGTCTCGGCGCGCCTGTCGCGGGCACTTGAGGCGGCGGTCGAGAAGTTCGACATCGAACTGCTCAACTGCAACGGCAACGGAGCGACGAACCTCTTCAACCTGTCGCACTCCAACGCCGCCCGCTGCAGCGACGACTACACCAAGGGCAATCGCGAGCGGGCGCGGGCGCATCTGTACCATTCCTTCACCATCATGCCCTGGCTGGGGCAGGTCGCCTGGGGCGACCATGACATGTTCCACTCCTGCGACCCGATGGCCGGGCGGCAGATGGCGATCTCCAAAGCCGTCTCCGGCGGACCGGTGTACCTGTCCGACAACCCGCGAGATTTCGTCGCCGAATACATCATGCCCCTGTGCTACGCCGACGGCCGCCTGCTGCGCCCGCTGGCCCCGGGCGTGCCTCTGCCCGAGAGCCTGTGGATCGACCCGGTGGAGCAACCGGCGCCGTATCGGGTGGTGGCCCCGCTGGCAGGGGGCGCCGCGGCCATCGTCGCGTACAACCTATGCAAAGACGAGCAGGACCTCCACGCCCGGGTCGTCCCGGACGACTACCGATCCGCCGGCTGCATGATGCAGACCTGTGCCGCCCTGTGGGACCTCCCGCCCGAGGGGCTGGTGATCTGGGACTGGCACCAGCGGTGCGGCCGCGTGCTCGACGCGCCGTACGAGTTCGACCTTGCCCCGCTGTGCGACCGCCTGCTGCTTCTGGCGCCGATCCGCCACGGATGGGCTGTCATCGGGCTGGTGAACAAGTACCTCTGCCCCGCGGCCGCAAGTGTCATATCCATCTCGCCGGCGCATCTGGATCTGGCGCTGGAGGAAGGCGGTCCGCTGGTGGTTTATTGTGTCGGTTGCCCTCGGGCTGAAGGCCTGGCGTTTGAGCAGGTGGGTGAGGATTTCTGGCAGACGAATGCCGGTCCCGGTCAGACGAGAGTTTCGATATCCGTTGCCATGTAG
- a CDS encoding phosphotransferase, whose product MVRERETFAVDELAICLSHFDLGLISKVEDFPRGSRRSPKIVIEAQKGKFLFKRRARGKDDLAKVAFTHQIQLWLAAQSFPLPHLIGTRGDNNSMFVRNGTIYEMFEYIEGVPYDGSLDATFHAGRVLALYHKLLADFQSDYTPPQGSYHNAPAIRQAIRNTVRALPIDKRPSVEVLTATVDTLENVYNTSAEKVNELGLNDWGKQIVHGDWHRGNMLFRDHNVVAVIDYDSARLQQRVIDFANGALQFSIIRKGDNLDEWPDHLDENRFKRFMRGYDSVNVISVAELKAVPHLMCESIIAEAALPIGTTGLIGHLEGFPFLQMVERKVRWMLAHADHLYQVAAQ is encoded by the coding sequence ATGGTACGAGAACGTGAAACCTTCGCCGTTGACGAGTTGGCGATCTGCCTGAGTCATTTTGATTTGGGGCTGATTTCCAAGGTCGAGGACTTTCCGCGCGGATCGCGCCGCAGTCCCAAGATCGTCATCGAGGCCCAGAAGGGCAAGTTCCTCTTCAAGCGCCGCGCCCGCGGCAAGGACGACCTGGCCAAGGTCGCCTTCACGCACCAGATCCAGTTGTGGCTGGCGGCGCAGAGTTTTCCGCTGCCGCACCTGATCGGCACGCGCGGCGACAACAACTCGATGTTCGTCCGCAACGGCACCATCTACGAGATGTTCGAGTACATCGAGGGCGTCCCCTACGACGGTTCACTCGATGCCACCTTCCACGCCGGGCGCGTGCTGGCGCTGTACCACAAGCTGCTGGCCGACTTCCAGAGCGACTACACCCCGCCCCAGGGCAGCTATCACAACGCCCCGGCCATCCGCCAGGCCATCCGCAACACCGTGCGAGCGCTGCCCATCGACAAGCGCCCCAGCGTCGAGGTGCTGACCGCCACCGTCGACACGCTCGAAAATGTTTACAACACCTCTGCCGAGAAGGTCAACGAACTGGGCCTCAACGACTGGGGCAAGCAGATCGTCCACGGCGACTGGCACCGCGGCAACATGCTCTTCCGCGACCACAACGTGGTGGCCGTCATCGACTACGACTCCGCCCGCCTGCAACAGCGCGTGATCGACTTTGCCAACGGCGCCCTGCAGTTTTCGATCATCCGCAAGGGCGACAACCTCGACGAGTGGCCCGACCATCTTGACGAGAACCGCTTCAAACGGTTCATGCGCGGCTACGACTCGGTCAACGTGATCTCCGTCGCCGAGCTCAAGGCCGTGCCTCACCTGATGTGCGAGTCGATCATCGCCGAGGCGGCGTTGCCCATCGGCACCACCGGTCTGATCGGCCATCTTGAAGGCTTCCCCTTCCTGCAGATGGTCGAGCGAAAGGTTCGGTGGATGCTCGCCCACGCCGATCATCTCTACCAAGTGGCGGCGCAATAA
- a CDS encoding HEAT repeat domain-containing protein produces the protein MQVTKTMKITLVAAAVLAAGVVYLWRGLAPRPPEGPDMTAAREALNRKDYDAIVGQVQTKPVSEAGAYVRALGKLGLPAQPALNRLLDRRNEPRLEVRAKAATALNATLPADQPKDAFGESVKALVESLRRDPAHEVRVSAATTLGLSRSYETMDDLIDAMNDEQIEVRRAALAAVNKILCLKLDYNVEDEKPQRDAFLKILKNQWHDEKYQSKVVGYYRTGRFKTVYRKYAR, from the coding sequence ATGCAGGTCACCAAAACGATGAAGATCACCCTGGTCGCCGCGGCCGTTCTGGCCGCAGGGGTGGTCTATCTCTGGCGCGGCCTGGCGCCTCGCCCGCCGGAAGGACCGGACATGACCGCCGCCCGTGAGGCGCTGAACCGCAAAGACTACGATGCCATCGTCGGCCAGGTTCAGACCAAGCCCGTTTCCGAGGCCGGGGCCTATGTCCGCGCGTTGGGCAAACTCGGCCTGCCCGCCCAGCCCGCCCTCAACCGGCTGCTCGACCGCCGCAACGAACCACGTCTCGAAGTGCGAGCCAAAGCCGCCACCGCCCTCAATGCCACCCTGCCCGCCGACCAGCCCAAGGACGCCTTTGGGGAATCCGTCAAGGCGCTGGTCGAGTCGCTCAGGCGAGACCCTGCCCACGAGGTGCGAGTCTCGGCCGCGACCACGCTGGGCCTGTCCCGCTCATATGAAACGATGGACGATTTGATCGACGCGATGAACGATGAGCAGATCGAGGTCCGCCGCGCGGCCCTGGCGGCCGTCAACAAAATCCTCTGCCTGAAACTGGACTACAACGTCGAAGACGAGAAACCCCAGCGCGACGCCTTTCTCAAGATCCTCAAGAACCAATGGCACGATGAGAAGTATCAATCCAAAGTCGTGGGCTACTACCGCACGGGGCGGTTCAAGACGGTCTACCGCAAGTATGCCCGCTAA